Sequence from the Cucumis sativus cultivar 9930 chromosome 1, Cucumber_9930_V3, whole genome shotgun sequence genome:
TCGTCAACACAACGTCGTCGTGATTTGCTTCaagattatttcaatttgaaaaataaataaaagggagAAGTCAAGAGGAGATGTGTGAGACTTAAGTCAATTAGTTTCTAATTTgggtttaatatttttatgcGGGTGtaaaagatttataaaataaatgaataagatttattaattatttatcaatttaattaatataataaatttgtaatcatCCAAAAGTCATCTCATCATTCCGTTTTAACAAAATTCCAACGACGTGGACCTAAGTAagcttttttcaaaaatgtttgGGAACCAAAACATATACTTAAAAGTTCATAggcaacaaataaaaattacaaagtttAAAGACCAAAATCAGATTTTAACCTTACCTACCATGTCATCCACCATAGTTCTCTTCTCCCCATTGTTGCTTCATTTGCACTTATGGCCATACTAATACATAAGGATATTGGCAGCCTCATCACATATACTCTAATCGGTCATCATCCATTTCGAAGATAACATGGatgtatttgatttttctttctttttcttctttataacGTGGAAGGAGagaaacaatttttgtttccaCACTAATCTCATTATCTTTCCTATCATAACTTAATGCAAACACTCGTAGATTAGACTGATTTTGTATAGCTTTGGGAGGCTCTAGCCCTCAAACTTTATGCCTTATgtataaaaatctaaaataacatcaaattcaaaagttatCCAATGGTAAGATTATCTCTCATCCGCgttcaataaaattttctagatATGCGAGTAGATGcaaatgtaatttttctttctcttttaaccAATTGGATATTTGTTTTGGTATGAGCAAACTCAAACCTCAACTTCTTGTCTTAAAACTTATTAATGTccaatgaaaatatatttaatgtcCAAACAACCATAACTCAAACAAACATGTATCATAGATCCAAAATTACCCCATCCctcaatattttgttattcaatcatttatattggagagtatttttttcaattattcaaaatccTACATTTGTTTGggtttaaattgttaaattacaaacagCTAACTAAAATTACATTCCCACCCCCAAtcatgatgaagatgaagaacaaACTCACTGAAAATCAACTCCAAGTCGTCTTCTTCACCAGGCATTGACCGCACTTATCTTCTTCGACGCCAATCCAATTCAACTTTCTCCAACTGAATTTTCTCCTCATCATCTCTCTGCACCATCACATCCCAACTATTTAATTCTTCTTATGAACAATCTCAAAACCGGTAACTAAGTCAAAAGAAACGTTAATTCATCGATGTTGTTGTTGTAATCGTTTTTAGTACCTTCCATTATCTTCTGATTTCCTCTGCGTTCTCAACAATCGCTCATCCAATCTCCTCTTCGCTTCTCTCGCAATTCCATCCAgttcatcttctccttctGCCTCCATTAACAAACGTCTCTCctgaaaaaatgtaaaaaacaGATCAGTTTTCCATcatgaaatttcaatttcattaacAGATCGATAATCCGATTCACGAACCATAGATGGATTTGAAAAGAGGAGCGCTTCGTTGTTACTTGTGTACAAGCAGAGAACGGATCTCCTAGTTAAAACCTGAGCGGCGATTAGCGGTGAATCTGACCATATACTGTTTTGATGACAACGTCTTCTTCGAGCACATTCTACACCAGGAAGTGTTCCGGCCATTGGAGAAACTTACGGaactttgaaaattgaaatttcgGCACAGATCTAGGGCTTTTCTTTGTGGCGTCTGATTTGATTATATGGTTTTCTttctactaaaaaaataatggttGATTTATAAGAATTTGGTGGTTCGATGATTGgaaggagaaggaagaaaatgcGAGGATGGAGATGGGAAGGTTCCAAGAAACTTACCAGATTAGAGTAAATTTAGTTAGCCCCACCGgaaagaagaatattgaaCTCTCTTTCCATTAGTTCTTTAGTACCAAATTATGAGTATTCTACTCACGTCTCATCCACATTGTGtgatttataatttgtatcacaccatttataattttctcaattaaataacttaaaaagtTGAGCTGATGTTAACAATATTTGTATAAGTCTATGCCGAGaagtattaaatatttttaaatgtaattttatgaCTGGTAAAATAACTTCTACGTCGAGtcaatttaaatcattaacTAATAAATGTAttgatttaaaactttaaatttggtGGGTGTATCTATTTACACATCCTATCACAATTAGATTGAAAAAACCTCATACGAAACTATGTATCAATTCAACCCCTAACACCTTAGTagattaacaaatttaaaacagCAAAGTTccatctaaaattttcaacatttaccctaataattcaattttaaaaattgatactcaaacaaaaatgtacACTTTTCATAACCAAATATGATTAatagatataattttaatcaaccgtctaaattgattgatttgtaaaaatttaagatttaattgattcaaattGTGTTTCACATCACAATGATCGGAGCAAATTTAGAATAGACATAATTTAATACACTAATTATGATATAGTTTAGGtttcaaattaatacaattattgGTTCAGTGTTTAAGTTGAtacaatctaaaatttatagatataaattaatatttgtcaaaattcacaatcaataatattattttaattttcaagagaATACTTAAAAGATCAAACGATCCTCTAATTAGCACCAAGATATGTTTCAACTAGATTAACAAACTCAAAGATGTTCACATATTTCgaacttgaaagaaaaacaagagagaatagcttgaaacaaaataaaccatCGTAGATATCAAAAGCCTTCCAATTTAGCAAAATATGGAACTTAGTACATCgaaatgattttattaagTGTTTAAACAAATGTTTGTAAGTGCAAAAAAAAGTATTCTATAAACACTTAGAAAGTCAATCCAAAAACACGTACTATTTCTTATAACCAAATGTGAAAATTAGGTTGAGGATTTAGTATAaccaaatttcttctttaaaaaataattaaaaacattttttaaactatttgaGTGATCCAACTTAAGtggaattaaattaattaaaattctttaattaattttttaatttgaaattaatgcaTCAAGGGATAAAAaggaattttgaaaattaaaagaaaagtgaaaaggCAATAGTTGACTATGATCTTGATGTGTTGTTCTTCAAGCAAGTTATCTGCCAAATCCTCTTAGTTAGCCCAAGTGTGTCAAATTAATTTGCAAGTGAAATTTGCATGTAATTTGGctatataattatgaaatttgattgtGTAAAGAGATGATGAACATGAGTGATTTTTGCTAGAAAAACTCTTATATATGAAATTCTCTCTCACTAAACATGGTGCTGGAGTGAGGCAATGGTagttgttgaataagaaatttcgAGACTAATCAcaagttgccacatcatttattaagttaaggatgaaaagtacaaataattaaatttgggactaattaaaattgacatatgctccaaattaaagagttaaaaataaataaaatggtcattctaataatgtcacatgttttcatattaatcgttagattaagttaatcattttagttcaattaaatattatttacttggactaagttcaattaagcccaaaaataagtttaattgagcccaaaaactaaatataacctaagtccatatggttgagcccatgggtctggtccatggaccaaccaggttcaaacccataaagcctaccagtgaactctataaatagaggaattctcctcatttgtaggggttggaaaattttgactctagaagatctagagagaattcttccaagagctagaagactccctaactcctGAAGTCGAccatcctcgaagattgaagcttctttaaagatacaagctttcttccaaggctccaacttcaagaacatcacgtgcttcgcttcctccaaatcaagctgAAGCATtcagttgagagagaatcagaggatcaaattctagagattgaaccgcatcgcatcaaatcaacaaaaatacaacatcaacccaagttcaagtccacgaattaaatttctccggaaatctcgtgcgaacaaatTGGCACGCCCAGTGAAGAAATGTGAAGAAATGTGAGGCTTGTCAATACCATGCAAACTTCATACACCAACCTCCAGAACCTCTTCATCCAACCCAAACCATGGGGGAAGGGACATCGAAAAATTTTGCAAGCCACCAGACCTTATAATGAGAGGTAACATGTGTGTCTGGGTTAGGGGCAGACACAGGAAGATATACTTGAGAAAGTGTATTCTCGCGAATACAAATCATCCAACAATATCGTACGTTAAAAAAATTGGCTTCGGGAATTTCTTCACCTAAGTCATATGGCACGTcttgataaaatccaaattgttGGCTAAAGCGACAAGGACAAGGCTCAATAACTGTGGAGGATCCACATTGCGAGGATAGAAAACAAGAGCGAATgcttatgaaaaatgaagcattCCAACTAATTAACTCTCCATCATCCGTTAAGAGTTCGTCCTTATTCTTTGTTGGAAGACACGCATGCCATGACACATACTTTCCCTTGTGGATATGTGTTCGAGCCTCAAGATTAGTATAATATTTGGCCCCACCTTCACCAGAAAATTCAACCATGCGAGGACCCCTAAGACTCCTAGGGGCTTTATAATGAGTGTTGAAGTAAAGAGCAAGCCACCCATGGACATAGTGAAGAGGAAAACAGGCATTTGAATAACCAAGTGATGAAGTAGAATCATGAACTTGGCGTAGGCCACTATAAATATTAGCTAAAACAGGGACGACAAGGCTAAATGTGTAGCCTTCCGCCATGAGGCTAGCAACCTTAAAAACCTCCGGACGAAGGGAAAGTTGCTTATCAGGGAAACAAACACACATAGCCAACAAGAGAGAAATGCCGCTAGATAGGTTTTGTCCCTATGATCATCAGTGACGCTTAAGTCAAGGAACACTTTGAGTTCAGCTTTAGACCAGTCAGGACGTCTGATGGGAATTCCATCTGGATTATGAGTTGAGCGAGGGCGAGAAGTCTTTTTAGGCTTTCGAGGAGGCGGTTTCGAATACTTTACCTCAGATCGTGTAACCCAGAAAGAGATCCATTCACTTACAGTGATTTGAGAGTGATCCATGCGTTGAGAAACAATGCGGTAATAGGCTGCAAATAAATGCTCACAACTTCTTGGACATACATCAGGTGATCCTATTAAGTCTTGGTGGCAAGGAATGCTTTCTTCATAAAATCTACCTTTAATCGAGAGTCCTCCTAGTATCCATAAGTCCCATAAGGAGATGGACATCTCACCAGCTGAGGTGTGAAGAGTGTTTGTTGAAGGACACCATGCCTCGCAGAAAGCCCGATCAATGTCACTGTTGCGATCATATGTATATAGGGAAGCCATCACAGCATTAAATAGGGAGGCTCGCTTGAGTACTGCCGTATTTCTAGCAACAACGAGCTCTAACCACTCCCAATAATGAGGAAGATAGTAAAATTCTCCATGTACCTTGAGCACATTTCCCCAACGAATTTTTGGGTCGTTTATAATTCGACGACCCAACGTTGATTCTGGATCCTCATTTGGAGGCTTGTTGTGAATCGAAGACTCCAGAAACCAAGATTTTAAAGATGAATTTGGATTTACAAACTGTTCCTTGGACCATTTAggcaaaaagataaaattatcCTCGGGTATTTGGGAGTCCATAATATTCTCAAATGTCCCCTCTCTCACAGGAAGAATGATCCCTTCCTCTAAAGATTGATCTACGTCCTTCAGGATAATTAAACACCTTTTGGTCGAGTCAGAATACTCAGTGAAGTGCACCATGATGAAAAGTAGAGTTCCtgcacaataataataataataaaaagaagaagaaatagaaaaaacaaaaaaaaaaaaccaaaaaacaaaagaaaagaaaaagaaaaaaaaaaaagaaagaagaaaaaaaaaggggtggggaagaaaaagcaaatgaagattgaagcccgacgatgacagagtcgatctctcctactagggcgatagatctgacagcaaaagcccgatcgtccctagaagaagctcaacaaagtcatttctgcaaacgaagatcgaagcccgacgatgacagagtcgatctctcctactagggcgatagatctgacggcaaaagcccgatcgtccctagaagaagctcaacaaagtcatttctgcaaacgaagatcgaagcccgacgatgacagagtcgatctctcctactagggcgatagatctgacggcaatagcccgatcgtccctaaaagaagctcaacaaagtcatttctacAAACGAAGATTAAAGCCTGACGATGACAAAGtccgatctctcctactagggcggtagatctgacggcagaagcccgatcgtccctagaagaagctcgacaaagtcattgctgcaaaaaaaaaacaaaaaaaaaacaaaaaaaacaaaaaaacaaaacaacaca
This genomic interval carries:
- the LOC101215379 gene encoding uncharacterized protein LOC101215379; this translates as MAGTLPGVECARRRRCHQNSIWSDSPLIAAQVLTRRSVLCLYTSNNEALLFSNPSMERRLLMEAEGEDELDGIAREAKRRLDERLLRTQRKSEDNGREMMRRKFSWRKLNWIGVEEDKCGQCLVKKTTWS